A window of Mytilus edulis chromosome 10, xbMytEdul2.2, whole genome shotgun sequence contains these coding sequences:
- the LOC139491999 gene encoding ankyrin-1-like, which yields MALCVMFNNNLKEEMFSEEINVETRKIIKETCEACRLDRGTSRLVLLDELNSLEHTFIKKEHGIFKTKHDKLFDFLAYYFGQKMIQCIIRNAHSVFIMQRLLLERKDYMDQFITIVPQKYHQMYMQRMIDDWSIGKVKCVFRNINLKIQEFRHKFLCYLKKCKKSLQRQLALKIDVNTKDTALILCSLYADIPFIHWCINHGVCVNLCNCRGASPLYAATINGHKEIVKLLLDNKADINKCKDNGVSPLFAVCQNNHIEIVKILLDNKADINKCKDDGVSPFFIACHNNHIEIVKILLDNKANINKCTDTGVSPLYIACRNNHIETVKILLDNKADINKCDANGASPLHFACRNNHIEIVKILLDNKADIDKSTDNEGVSPLHVACHNNHIETVKVLLDHKADINKCFANGVSPLYIACHNNHIETVKLLLDNNADINKCTDDGESPLFVACAENHIEIVKVLLDNNANINKCTNNGISPKQIASDKGYNGILAVINTNIQKEEVIYQRK from the coding sequence ATGGCTTTGTGTGTTATGTTTAACAACAACTTAAAGGAGGAAATGTTTTCAGAAGAGATAAATGTAGAAACAAGAAAGATCATTAAGGAAACATGTGAGGCATGCAGATTGGACAGAGGCACATCACGACTTGTTCTACTTGATGAACTAAACTCACTTGAACACACTTTTATAAAGAAAGAACAtggtatatttaaaacaaaacatgataAGTTATTTGACTTTCTTGCATACTATTTTGGACAAAAAATGATCCAGTGTATAATCAGAAATGCACATTCTGTTTTCATTATGCAGAGACTTTTACTAGAAAGGAAAGATTACATGGATCAGTTTATTACTATTGTACCACAGAAATACCATCAGATGTATATGCAGAGAATGATTGATGACTGGTCAATTGGTAAAGTAAAATGTGTGTTCAGGAATATAAACTTGAAGATACAAGAGTTCAGACACAAATTCCTATGttatctaaaaaaatgtaaaaaatcacTTCAGAGGCAATTAGCGCTGAAAATAGATGTAAATACTAAAGATACTGCACTGATACTATGTTCTTTGTATGCTGATATTCCTTTTATTCATTGGTGTATTAACCATGGTGTTTGTGTTAACCTGTGTAACTGTAGAGGTGCGAGTCCTTTGTATGCAGCTACAATTAATGGTCATAAAGAAATAGTAAAGTTATTACTGGAcaacaaggcagacattaataagtgtaaagATAATGGAGTATCTCCTTTGTTTGCTGTTTGTCAGAATAATCATATAGAGATAGTAAAGATATTACTGGAcaacaaggcagacattaataagtgtaaagATGATGGAGTATCTCCTTTCTTTATTGCTTGTCATAACAATCATATAGAGATAGTAAAGATATTACTGGACAACAAGGCAAACATTAATAAGTGTACAGATACTGGAGTATCTCCTTTGTATATTGCTTGTCGGAATAATCATATAGAGACAGTAAAGATATTATTGGAcaacaaggcagacattaataagtgtgatGCTAATGGAGCATCTCCTTTGCATTTTGCTTGTCGGAATAATCATATAGAGATAGTAAAGATATTACTGGACAACAAGGCAGACATTGATAAGTCTACAGATAATGAGGGAGTATCTCCTTTGCATGTTGCTTGTCATAACAATCATATAGAGACAGTAAAGGTATTACTGGACcacaaggcagacattaataagtgttttGCTAATGGAGTATCTCCTTTGTATATTGCTTGTCATAATAATCATATAGAGACAGTAAAGTTATTACTGGATAACAatgcagacattaataagtgtacagATGATGGAGAATCTCCCTTATTTGTTGCTTGTGCGGAAAATCATATAGAGATAGTAAAGGTATTACTGGACAACAATGCAAACATTAATAAGTGCACAAATAATGGTATCTCACCCAAACAAATTGCCAGTGATAAAGGATATAATGGCATACTTGCTGTCATTAACACAAATATTCAAAAAGAGGAGGTtatatatcaaagaaaataa